In Micromonospora purpureochromogenes, a single window of DNA contains:
- a CDS encoding GNAT family N-acetyltransferase, with the protein MTVFRRVDDRLGEFALRTLDPDGDAALLHGWVTHPRAAFWLMQDADVARVAHEYRRIAAHPHHDAYLGTWRGRPAFLAERYDPAHVELVGLHDAADGDVGMHFLCAPAATPVHGFTRAVITTVMAWLFADPAVRRVVVEPDVRNHAVHALNAAVGFTVVGPIRKPEKDALLSVCTRETFLAATRGDLPA; encoded by the coding sequence GTGACGGTGTTCCGTCGGGTCGACGACCGGCTCGGCGAGTTCGCCCTGCGTACCCTCGATCCGGACGGCGACGCCGCGCTGCTGCACGGCTGGGTCACCCACCCCAGGGCCGCGTTCTGGCTGATGCAGGACGCCGACGTGGCCCGGGTGGCCCACGAGTACCGGCGGATCGCCGCGCACCCGCACCACGACGCGTACCTCGGCACGTGGCGCGGCCGCCCGGCTTTCCTCGCCGAGCGGTACGACCCCGCGCACGTCGAACTCGTCGGCCTGCACGACGCCGCCGACGGCGACGTCGGCATGCACTTCCTCTGCGCGCCCGCCGCCACCCCCGTGCACGGCTTCACCCGCGCCGTGATCACCACGGTCATGGCGTGGCTCTTCGCCGACCCGGCCGTCCGCCGCGTCGTCGTCGAACCGGACGTGCGCAACCACGCCGTGCACGCGCTCAACGCCGCCGTGGGCTTCACCGTCGTCGGCCCGATCCGCAAGCCCGAGAAGGACGCCCTGCTCAGCGTCTGCACCCGTGAGACGTTCCTGGCCGCCACCCGAGGAGACCTGCCCGCGTGA
- a CDS encoding lysine N(6)-hydroxylase/L-ornithine N(5)-oxygenase family protein, which yields MSTHDFIAVGLGPYNLGLACLTAPIGDLDGLFLEARDDFNWHPGMLLESTRLQTPFLADLVTLADPTSPYSFLNYLKESGRLYPFYIRESFFPLRSEYNDYCRWAAARLSTVRFGHEVTSIEYDPADERYVVHALAAGRRVTHRARHVVLGTGTPPHVPDACRDLGGDVIHNSRYVENRAALRAKRSVTVVGSGQSAAEIYHDLLADIGTHGYQLNWVTRSPRFFPLEYTKLTLEMTSPDYVDYFHALPEATRYRLEAEQKGLFKGINADLVNDIFDLLYARSVAGPVPTRLMTNTALSTATHDPASGTYTLGLRNVEQGRDFTLTTEGLVLATGYHYRVPDFLEPIRDRLRWDSHGRFDVARNYSVDHTGRGVFLQNAGTQAHSITSPDLGMGAYRNSWIIRELTGREHYPIERRIAFQEFGAPVAVTA from the coding sequence ATGTCGACCCACGACTTCATCGCCGTCGGGCTGGGCCCGTACAACCTGGGCCTGGCCTGCCTGACCGCGCCGATCGGCGACCTCGACGGCCTCTTCCTCGAGGCCCGCGACGACTTCAACTGGCATCCCGGCATGCTGCTCGAGTCCACCCGCCTGCAGACGCCGTTCCTCGCCGACCTGGTCACCCTGGCCGACCCCACCTCGCCCTACTCGTTCCTGAACTACCTCAAGGAGTCCGGGCGGCTGTACCCGTTCTACATCCGGGAGAGCTTCTTCCCGCTGCGCAGCGAGTACAACGACTACTGCCGGTGGGCGGCGGCGAGACTGTCCACCGTCCGGTTCGGCCACGAGGTCACCTCCATCGAGTACGACCCGGCCGACGAGCGGTACGTCGTGCACGCCCTGGCGGCCGGCCGGCGGGTCACCCACCGGGCCCGGCACGTGGTGCTGGGCACCGGCACCCCGCCCCACGTCCCAGACGCCTGCCGGGACCTGGGCGGCGACGTGATCCACAACTCGCGGTACGTGGAGAACCGGGCGGCGCTGCGGGCCAAGCGCAGCGTCACCGTGGTCGGCAGCGGGCAGAGCGCGGCCGAGATCTACCACGACCTGCTCGCCGACATCGGCACCCACGGCTACCAGCTCAACTGGGTCACCCGCTCGCCGCGGTTCTTCCCGCTGGAGTACACCAAGCTCACCCTGGAGATGACCTCGCCGGACTACGTGGACTACTTCCACGCCCTGCCCGAGGCGACCCGGTACCGGCTGGAGGCCGAGCAGAAGGGCCTGTTCAAGGGCATCAACGCCGACCTGGTCAACGACATCTTCGACCTGCTCTACGCCCGCAGCGTGGCCGGCCCGGTGCCCACCCGGCTGATGACCAACACCGCGCTGAGCACCGCCACCCACGACCCGGCGAGCGGGACGTACACGCTCGGCCTGCGCAACGTCGAGCAGGGCCGCGACTTCACCCTCACCACCGAGGGGTTGGTGCTGGCCACCGGCTACCACTACCGGGTACCCGACTTCCTGGAGCCGATCCGCGACCGGCTCCGCTGGGACTCGCACGGCCGCTTCGACGTCGCCCGCAACTACTCCGTCGATCACACCGGCCGGGGCGTCTTCCTCCAGAACGCCGGCACCCAGGCGCACAGCATCACCTCGCCGGACCTCGGCATGGGCGCGTACCGCAACTCCTGGATCATCCGCGAGCTGACCGGGCGCGAGCACTACCCGATCGAGCGGCGCATCGCCTTCCAGGAGTTCGGCGCGCCGGTGGCGGTGACCGCGTGA
- a CDS encoding pyridoxal phosphate-dependent decarboxylase family protein, which yields MSLPGATVQALPTGAVPGQVAADRAHLFTAGTVAAYRRVLAEGVDRVADRVAAADRPFTGVTPQDLAPRIAGIDLDRPLGDTGAALDELQDVYLRDAVYFHHPRYLAHLNCPVVIPALLGEAVLSAVNSSLDTWDQSAGGTLIERRLIDWTIDRVGLGPAADGVFTSGGTQSNLQAMLLAREEAVDRAGTSGGTRPSRPESLSRLRILTSAAGHFSVQKAAKLLGLDADAVVTVGTDAGRRMRTDELAREIDRCRREGLRVMAVVATAGTTDFGTIDPLARIADICAAAGVWLHVDAAYGCGLLVSPTRRHLLDGIDRADSVTVDYHKSFFQPVSSSALLVRDRRVLRHATWHADYLNPARAVEQHIPNQVDKSIQTTRRFDALKLWLTLRIMGPDAVGALFDEVIDRAAAAWHLLTEDPRFEVVTRSQLSTVVFRYLPSGPGRALVDEANLYAREALAASGAALVAGTTVDGAHHLKFTLLNPETTVADIAHVLDLIAEHAGWYVRTRTAGELSCPIR from the coding sequence ATGAGTCTGCCCGGAGCAACCGTTCAGGCCCTCCCGACCGGAGCCGTCCCCGGCCAGGTGGCCGCCGACCGGGCCCACCTGTTCACCGCCGGCACCGTCGCGGCCTACCGGCGGGTGCTGGCCGAGGGCGTCGACCGGGTGGCCGACCGGGTCGCCGCTGCCGACCGGCCCTTCACCGGCGTCACCCCGCAGGACCTCGCGCCCCGGATCGCCGGCATCGACCTGGACCGGCCGCTCGGCGACACCGGGGCAGCGCTCGACGAGCTCCAGGACGTCTACCTGCGCGACGCGGTGTACTTCCACCACCCGCGCTACCTGGCGCACCTGAACTGCCCGGTGGTGATCCCGGCGCTGCTCGGCGAGGCGGTGCTCAGCGCGGTCAACTCCTCGCTGGACACCTGGGACCAGAGCGCTGGCGGCACGCTGATCGAGCGCCGCCTGATCGACTGGACGATCGACCGGGTCGGCCTCGGGCCGGCCGCGGACGGGGTGTTCACCAGCGGCGGGACGCAGTCGAACCTGCAGGCGATGCTGTTGGCCCGGGAGGAGGCGGTCGACCGGGCGGGGACGTCGGGCGGCACCCGCCCGTCCCGCCCGGAGTCACTGTCCCGGCTGCGGATCCTCACCTCGGCGGCCGGCCACTTCAGCGTGCAGAAGGCGGCGAAGCTGCTCGGCCTCGACGCCGACGCGGTGGTCACCGTCGGCACCGACGCCGGGCGCCGGATGCGCACCGACGAACTGGCCCGGGAGATCGACCGGTGCCGTCGGGAGGGGCTGCGGGTGATGGCCGTGGTGGCGACCGCCGGCACCACCGACTTCGGCACCATCGACCCGCTGGCGCGGATCGCCGACATCTGCGCGGCGGCCGGCGTGTGGCTGCACGTCGACGCCGCGTACGGCTGCGGGCTGCTGGTCTCGCCGACCCGGCGGCACCTGCTCGACGGCATCGACCGGGCCGACTCGGTGACCGTGGACTACCACAAGTCCTTCTTCCAGCCGGTCAGCTCCAGCGCGCTGCTGGTGCGCGACCGCCGGGTGCTGCGGCACGCCACCTGGCACGCCGACTACCTCAACCCGGCCCGGGCGGTCGAGCAGCACATCCCCAACCAGGTCGACAAGAGCATCCAGACCACCCGCCGCTTCGACGCCCTGAAGCTCTGGCTCACCCTGCGCATCATGGGCCCGGACGCGGTCGGGGCGCTCTTCGACGAGGTGATCGACCGGGCCGCCGCCGCCTGGCACCTGCTCACCGAGGACCCCCGCTTCGAGGTGGTGACCCGGTCCCAGCTCAGCACCGTGGTCTTCCGCTACCTGCCCTCCGGTCCCGGCCGGGCACTCGTCGACGAGGCCAACCTGTACGCCCGCGAGGCGCTGGCCGCGTCCGGCGCCGCCCTCGTCGCGGGAACCACCGTGGACGGCGCGCACCACCTGAAGTTCACCCTGCTCAACCCCGAGACGACCGTGGCCGACATCGCCCACGTCCTCGACCTGATCGCCGAACACGCCGGCTGGTACGTGCGTACCCGCACGGCCGGTGAGCTGTCCTGCCCCATCCGCTGA
- a CDS encoding MFS transporter yields MNGRLGTLTALYVTQYLGVGFITVGLTAILRDGGTSLDTLALLQFVGLVWPLKFLWAPILDRYGSRRRGHYRSWLLVLQAGLVLSLLALLPFDRPAGQLGPIVAICAAYVFLSATQDIAVDAVAVRLLSARARGAGNGVQVAASYLGNLLGGGACVVVYDRFGWRPAILLLAGLTALGLLVVWRFREPDRVDRVGSAAQAYRALLSVFAQPGCRWWTFGVVPLVYTGAGAAYALVTPALVDAGWSLGRIGVVTGVVTSAPAVVAGLLAGAGVGRFGRGAVLVVAGVSLAVSTALLLPLLTGRAPVGGTVAALCCFMAAYTVANVVLYTVNMDYSRPGTGGTDFTVLSSFGLVCSFVAASIGLAAADRAGYPAVAGACVVLVVLGVAVGVAHQRRFAPAPASDAAGEPPIAESRRAEPVRH; encoded by the coding sequence GTGAACGGCCGCCTCGGCACCCTGACCGCGCTCTACGTCACCCAGTACCTCGGGGTCGGCTTCATCACCGTCGGCCTGACCGCCATCCTGCGTGACGGCGGCACCTCGCTGGACACGTTGGCGCTGCTGCAGTTCGTCGGCCTGGTCTGGCCGCTCAAGTTCCTCTGGGCGCCGATCCTCGACCGGTACGGATCACGCCGGCGGGGCCACTACCGGTCCTGGCTGCTGGTGCTCCAGGCCGGCCTGGTGCTGTCGCTGCTCGCCCTGCTGCCGTTCGACCGGCCTGCGGGTCAGCTGGGTCCGATCGTGGCGATCTGCGCCGCGTACGTGTTCCTCTCCGCGACCCAGGACATCGCCGTCGACGCCGTCGCCGTCCGGCTGTTGTCGGCGCGCGCCCGGGGGGCCGGCAACGGTGTCCAGGTCGCCGCCAGCTATCTCGGCAACCTGCTCGGCGGCGGCGCCTGCGTGGTCGTCTACGACCGTTTCGGCTGGCGGCCGGCGATCCTGCTGCTGGCCGGGCTGACCGCGCTGGGGCTGCTGGTGGTGTGGCGGTTCCGGGAGCCGGACCGGGTCGACCGGGTGGGCTCCGCCGCGCAGGCGTACCGGGCGCTGCTGTCGGTGTTCGCCCAGCCCGGCTGTCGGTGGTGGACGTTCGGCGTCGTGCCGTTGGTCTACACCGGCGCCGGCGCGGCGTACGCGCTGGTCACACCGGCGCTGGTGGACGCCGGCTGGTCCCTGGGGCGGATCGGGGTGGTGACCGGCGTGGTGACCAGCGCTCCCGCCGTCGTGGCCGGACTGCTCGCCGGGGCCGGGGTGGGCCGGTTCGGACGCGGCGCGGTGCTCGTCGTCGCGGGCGTGTCCCTCGCGGTCTCCACGGCGCTGCTGCTGCCGCTGCTGACCGGGCGGGCGCCGGTGGGCGGAACGGTCGCCGCGCTGTGCTGCTTCATGGCCGCGTACACCGTGGCCAACGTGGTGCTCTACACGGTCAACATGGACTACTCGCGGCCCGGCACCGGCGGCACCGACTTCACCGTCCTGTCCTCGTTCGGGCTGGTCTGCTCGTTCGTGGCGGCCTCGATCGGGCTGGCCGCCGCCGACCGGGCGGGCTATCCCGCCGTCGCGGGGGCCTGCGTGGTCCTGGTGGTGCTCGGCGTCGCGGTGGGCGTCGCCCACCAGCGCCGGTTCGCACCCGCGCCCGCGTCCGACGCCGCGGGGGAGCCGCCGATCGCCGAGTCGCGGCGCGCCGAGCCGGTGCGGCATTGA
- a CDS encoding siderophore-interacting protein: MKRNWEALVLKAMGGRDFRLTVLDTEAVGGHYQRLLIDGGGLLESCGVHPTMWIRLWFDDGGRPHQRAYTLVDPHPATGRFHLEFALHDGCAARWATTAEVGDTIDATVQGSAFHLPDPAPAHLHLVGDAASLPAVNSLLDTAAGIPATVWLEYADEGEQALTPRARAGHEVTWVPRRDDGRHLVETVCAALPAAPDAHYWVACEAASTRSITRHVRRTLGAGRHQVTSLGYWTAR; encoded by the coding sequence GTGAAACGCAACTGGGAGGCCCTGGTCCTCAAGGCCATGGGCGGCCGGGACTTCCGGCTGACCGTGCTCGACACGGAGGCGGTCGGCGGCCACTACCAGCGGCTGCTGATCGACGGCGGCGGCCTGCTGGAGTCGTGCGGGGTGCACCCGACCATGTGGATCCGGCTCTGGTTCGACGACGGCGGCCGACCGCACCAGCGCGCGTACACACTGGTCGACCCGCACCCGGCCACCGGGCGCTTCCACCTGGAGTTCGCCCTGCACGACGGGTGTGCCGCGCGCTGGGCCACCACGGCCGAGGTCGGCGACACCATCGACGCCACCGTCCAGGGCAGCGCCTTCCACCTGCCGGACCCCGCGCCCGCGCACCTCCACCTGGTCGGCGACGCCGCCTCGCTGCCGGCGGTGAACAGCCTGCTCGACACCGCCGCCGGCATCCCGGCGACGGTCTGGCTCGAGTACGCGGACGAGGGCGAGCAGGCCCTGACGCCGCGCGCCCGGGCGGGACACGAGGTCACCTGGGTGCCCCGCCGGGACGACGGGCGGCACCTGGTCGAAACGGTCTGCGCGGCGCTGCCCGCCGCCCCCGACGCCCACTACTGGGTCGCCTGCGAGGCGGCCAGTACGCGCAGCATCACCCGGCACGTCCGGCGTACCCTCGGCGCCGGCCGGCACCAGGTGACCTCGCTCGGCTACTGGACCGCCCGGTGA
- a CDS encoding penicillin acylase family protein encodes MTGVYRDARGVPHLRAGSVDELARLQGRVAALDRAWQIEVERWRSEGRLAAQVGPDALGWDRFARRVRLDDTARRCFYRLSPATRRWVTAYVAGVNEGLAEGAAGAPEFAAVGVAPGRWRSWSPLGVFLVQHILFATFPNKLWHAHVAATLGAAATGLFAVEGPGGSGSNAWAVPGDAATGRAPVIAGDPHRLLELPGIYQQVRLACPEFDVLGFAFPGVPGLPHFGHAGEVAWAVTNAMADYQDLYREQLRTDGDRVLVRDADGWVPAHRHVERIAVRGGDPETVEVVETPRGPVVDHDRHTGEGISLRTPARVETDLGFEALLPLLRSRTVDDVADALRAWVEPVNSVLVADRSGAVHQLVAGLVPDRDERCRSEPVPGWDPRYRWRGGYAETKPIPVEDIAVCANDRRPDVADLGADFAPPHRAGRIRALLADGVAAEDVHMDTRLAVTPLRELLHRLDPDDLDPPARELRDRLTAWDGSMRADSTDAGAFAAWRTALARRLHEHPSLRPLRAPGPYDELFLPWTDPLSRIGHALDGVVAGLHRLGADVAPVAAAALADVAADGPPPAWRRRHLLHPVHLGVAPAVDAAVAAMRAATALAGDTDCVLATSSVPGVSDACWRGPVARYVWDLGDRARSRWIVPFGASGRPDDPHFADQLPRWAAGELDPVDTDWRHLTRQPGDENP; translated from the coding sequence GTGACGGGCGTCTATCGCGACGCCCGGGGTGTACCGCATCTGCGCGCCGGGTCGGTCGACGAGTTGGCCCGGTTGCAGGGCCGGGTGGCCGCCCTCGACCGGGCCTGGCAGATCGAGGTCGAACGGTGGCGCTCGGAGGGCCGGCTCGCCGCGCAGGTCGGTCCGGACGCGCTGGGCTGGGACCGGTTCGCCCGGCGCGTCCGACTCGACGACACCGCGCGGCGGTGCTTCTACCGCCTCTCCCCCGCCACCCGGCGGTGGGTCACCGCTTACGTCGCGGGGGTCAACGAGGGGCTCGCCGAGGGGGCCGCCGGTGCCCCCGAGTTCGCGGCGGTCGGCGTGGCCCCCGGACGATGGCGGTCCTGGTCACCGCTGGGGGTCTTCCTCGTCCAGCACATCCTCTTCGCCACCTTCCCCAACAAGCTCTGGCACGCCCATGTCGCCGCCACCCTCGGCGCGGCGGCGACCGGGCTCTTCGCCGTCGAGGGCCCGGGCGGCTCCGGCAGCAACGCCTGGGCGGTACCCGGCGACGCCGCCACCGGCCGGGCGCCGGTCATCGCCGGCGACCCGCACCGCCTCCTCGAACTGCCCGGCATCTACCAGCAGGTACGCCTGGCCTGCCCCGAGTTCGACGTGCTCGGCTTCGCCTTTCCCGGCGTGCCGGGCCTGCCGCACTTCGGCCACGCGGGCGAGGTGGCCTGGGCGGTCACCAACGCGATGGCCGACTACCAGGACCTCTACCGCGAGCAGCTGCGCACCGACGGCGACCGGGTGCTGGTCCGCGACGCCGACGGCTGGGTGCCCGCACACCGCCACGTCGAGCGGATCGCCGTCCGCGGCGGCGACCCGGAGACCGTGGAGGTCGTCGAGACGCCGCGTGGTCCCGTGGTGGACCACGACCGGCACACCGGCGAGGGGATCAGCCTGCGCACCCCGGCCCGGGTCGAGACGGACCTCGGCTTCGAGGCCCTGCTGCCGCTGCTGCGCTCCCGCACCGTCGACGACGTCGCCGACGCGCTGCGCGCCTGGGTCGAGCCGGTCAACAGCGTCCTCGTGGCGGACCGCAGCGGGGCCGTCCACCAACTGGTCGCCGGGCTGGTGCCCGACCGGGACGAACGCTGCCGGTCGGAACCGGTGCCCGGCTGGGACCCGCGGTACCGGTGGCGCGGCGGGTACGCCGAGACGAAGCCGATCCCGGTCGAGGACATCGCCGTCTGCGCCAACGACCGCCGCCCCGACGTGGCCGACCTCGGCGCCGACTTCGCCCCGCCGCACCGCGCCGGCCGGATCCGGGCCCTGCTGGCCGACGGCGTCGCGGCCGAGGACGTACACATGGACACCCGGCTCGCCGTGACGCCGCTGCGCGAGCTGCTCCACCGGCTCGATCCCGACGACCTCGACCCGCCCGCCCGGGAGCTGCGGGACCGGCTCACCGCCTGGGACGGGTCGATGCGGGCCGACAGCACCGACGCGGGCGCCTTCGCCGCCTGGCGTACCGCGCTGGCCCGCCGGCTGCACGAGCATCCGAGCCTGCGCCCGTTGCGCGCCCCCGGCCCGTACGACGAGCTGTTCTTGCCGTGGACGGACCCGCTGTCGCGGATCGGCCACGCCCTCGACGGCGTCGTGGCCGGGTTGCACCGCCTCGGCGCCGACGTCGCGCCGGTGGCGGCCGCGGCGCTCGCGGACGTCGCCGCCGACGGGCCGCCGCCGGCCTGGAGGCGGCGACACCTGCTGCATCCGGTGCACCTGGGCGTGGCCCCCGCCGTCGACGCGGCGGTGGCCGCCATGCGAGCCGCGACCGCGCTGGCCGGCGACACCGACTGCGTGCTCGCCACCTCCAGCGTCCCCGGGGTCTCCGACGCCTGCTGGCGCGGGCCGGTCGCCCGGTACGTCTGGGACCTCGGCGACCGCGCCCGCAGCCGCTGGATCGTCCCGTTCGGCGCGTCCGGACGCCCCGACGACCCGCACTTCGCCGACCAGCTTCCCCGGTGGGCGGCCGGTGAACTGGACCCGGTGGACACCGACTGGCGACACCTGACCCGACAACCAGGAGACGAGAACCCGTGA
- a CDS encoding GNAT family N-acetyltransferase, giving the protein MTYQQDIPGFGELRLVVVDPAAHAELLHDWVTQPRATFWGMGGYTVDEVREVYAFIDGLDTHHAYLIMLDGEPVGLFQTYLPEADPVGERYPVRAGDIGMHLLLAPGGRPPHGLTTAVGPALARFLFRDPTRQRIVVEPDVRNHLALRRLEREGFTFDEKIEMPDKRAQLAFLTRPRFESTHP; this is encoded by the coding sequence GTGACGTACCAGCAGGACATCCCCGGCTTCGGCGAGCTGCGGCTCGTCGTGGTCGACCCGGCCGCCCACGCCGAGCTGCTGCACGACTGGGTCACCCAGCCGCGCGCGACGTTCTGGGGCATGGGCGGGTACACCGTGGACGAGGTACGCGAGGTCTACGCGTTCATCGACGGGCTGGACACGCACCACGCGTACCTGATCATGCTCGACGGCGAGCCGGTCGGCCTGTTCCAGACCTACCTGCCGGAGGCGGACCCGGTCGGCGAGCGGTACCCGGTACGAGCCGGCGACATCGGGATGCACCTGCTGCTCGCCCCCGGCGGCCGGCCGCCGCACGGCCTGACCACCGCCGTCGGCCCGGCCCTGGCCCGCTTCCTGTTCCGCGACCCCACCCGGCAGCGGATCGTGGTGGAACCGGACGTCCGCAACCACCTCGCGCTGCGCCGCCTCGAACGCGAGGGCTTCACCTTCGACGAAAAGATCGAGATGCCCGACAAGCGGGCCCAACTCGCCTTCCTCACCCGCCCCCGCTTCGAATCCACCCACCCCTGA
- a CDS encoding endonuclease domain-containing protein — MTRGDLRSSAWRRVFHNVYADARLDLSHRGRCRAAASWLFPPGCAIAGRSAVALYGGVSPRADDPVEVLVQPASRFGPLSGLLIHVAPWREGEVRLVDGCAVTTPVRTCWDLASWLDLVNAIALIDSLRHVGAVDLPELEHYLATRRGERGWRRFAQAVSLSDAGAESPPESQLRVRLVEAGLPRPVTQHVIERAGRFVARVDLAWPELKVAIEYDGLWHHDPDQFHRDRRRLNRMLGDDWIVLHVTSKRMREDFDTFLTEVRTALTTRTRR, encoded by the coding sequence TTGACCAGGGGCGATCTCCGGAGCAGTGCCTGGCGGCGGGTCTTCCACAACGTCTACGCGGACGCCCGCCTCGACCTGTCCCATCGCGGCCGGTGCCGTGCCGCCGCGTCGTGGCTCTTTCCTCCCGGCTGCGCGATCGCCGGCCGGTCCGCCGTCGCGCTCTACGGCGGGGTGAGCCCACGGGCCGACGACCCGGTCGAGGTGCTGGTCCAGCCGGCGTCGCGATTCGGCCCGCTTTCCGGCCTGCTCATCCACGTCGCTCCCTGGCGCGAGGGCGAGGTCCGGCTCGTCGACGGATGTGCCGTCACCACGCCCGTTCGCACCTGCTGGGACCTGGCGAGCTGGCTCGACCTCGTCAACGCGATCGCACTGATCGACTCGCTCCGGCACGTCGGCGCCGTCGACCTGCCGGAGCTGGAGCACTACCTGGCCACGCGCCGTGGCGAGCGGGGCTGGCGGAGGTTCGCCCAGGCCGTGAGTTTGAGCGACGCCGGCGCCGAATCGCCACCGGAGTCGCAGCTGCGGGTACGACTCGTCGAGGCCGGCCTGCCCCGACCGGTAACCCAACACGTCATCGAACGGGCCGGCCGCTTCGTCGCCCGGGTCGACCTGGCCTGGCCCGAGTTGAAGGTCGCCATCGAGTACGACGGGCTCTGGCACCACGACCCGGACCAGTTCCACCGCGACCGGCGGCGTCTCAACCGGATGCTGGGCGACGACTGGATCGTCCTCCACGTCACCAGCAAGCGGATGCGCGAGGACTTCGACACCTTCCTCACCGAGGTTCGCACCGCCCTGACCACCCGCACCCGCCGCTGA
- a CDS encoding ABC transporter substrate-binding protein — MRRLAATLTAVLALGVGLTACGESDPVAGTATGETREITHAMGSTKVPAEPKRVVVLDTDKIDTALSLGVTPVGAATAGEAKSWPTYFGAEKLAGIKEVGVLTEPDLEAITALKPDLILGSKFRQEKFYDELSAIAPTVFTEKVGITWKENLLLDGKALGKEQQARDLLAAYEKRAEELGAKLGDAASRKVSIVRFIPGNIRVYGPDSFSGIVVGDTGLGRPERQRLEGKEDKRFDLVSAERINEVDGDVIFVTAYGEKAAAEQAKVTAGSLWQGLSAVKAGKAHVVSDEVWMTGIGVGAANKILDDLAKHLTA; from the coding sequence ATGCGTCGTCTCGCCGCCACCCTCACCGCGGTCCTCGCCCTCGGCGTGGGCCTCACCGCCTGCGGGGAGAGCGACCCGGTCGCCGGCACCGCCACCGGGGAGACCCGGGAGATCACCCACGCCATGGGCAGCACCAAGGTCCCGGCCGAGCCGAAGCGCGTGGTGGTCCTCGACACCGACAAGATCGACACCGCGCTCTCGCTCGGCGTCACGCCGGTCGGCGCCGCCACCGCCGGTGAGGCGAAGAGCTGGCCGACCTACTTCGGCGCGGAGAAGCTCGCCGGCATCAAGGAGGTCGGGGTGCTCACCGAGCCCGACCTGGAGGCGATCACCGCGCTGAAGCCGGACCTCATCCTGGGCAGCAAGTTCCGCCAGGAGAAGTTCTACGACGAGCTGAGCGCCATCGCGCCCACCGTCTTCACCGAGAAGGTCGGCATCACCTGGAAGGAGAACCTGCTCCTCGACGGCAAGGCGCTCGGCAAGGAGCAGCAGGCCCGCGACCTGCTCGCCGCGTACGAGAAGCGGGCCGAGGAACTCGGCGCGAAGCTGGGCGACGCCGCCTCCCGCAAGGTCTCCATCGTGCGGTTCATCCCCGGCAACATCCGGGTGTACGGCCCGGACTCCTTCTCCGGCATCGTCGTCGGCGACACCGGGCTGGGCCGCCCCGAGCGGCAGCGCCTGGAGGGCAAGGAGGACAAGCGCTTCGACCTGGTCAGCGCCGAGCGGATCAACGAGGTCGACGGTGACGTCATCTTCGTGACCGCGTACGGCGAGAAGGCCGCCGCCGAGCAGGCCAAGGTCACCGCCGGCTCGCTCTGGCAGGGCCTCTCGGCCGTCAAGGCCGGCAAGGCGCACGTCGTCTCCGACGAGGTCTGGATGACCGGCATCGGCGTCGGCGCCGCCAACAAGATCCTCGACGACCTCGCCAAGCACCTCACCGCCTAA
- a CDS encoding ABC transporter ATP-binding protein: MLSTRDLVAGYDERTVLDGLDLELPADAFTVIVGPNACGKSTLLRTMARLLTPRRGAVLLDGTAIRDLPTREVARRLGVLPQSPLVPEGVTVADLVGRGRQPYQRWWRQWSEQDAVAVDRAMALADVAGLADRPVDTLSGGQRQRVWIAMTLAQDTEALLLDEPTTFLDLAHQVEVLDLLHRLRAERGRTVVAVLHDLNQAARYADHLVAMRAGSVVAAGPPREILTAELVRDVFGLDCVVVPCPVTGAPLVVPGLTTPSLAPLPGAPAPADPAAGTPSVAGPAGANPVGPTAPAARTPLDAYTPRVGPYPSKGL, encoded by the coding sequence ATGCTCTCCACCCGCGACCTGGTCGCCGGCTACGACGAACGGACCGTGTTGGACGGGCTCGACCTGGAGCTGCCCGCCGACGCGTTCACCGTCATCGTCGGGCCGAACGCCTGCGGCAAGTCCACCCTGCTGCGCACGATGGCCCGGCTGCTCACGCCCCGCCGGGGCGCGGTGCTGCTGGACGGCACCGCCATCCGCGACCTGCCCACCCGGGAGGTGGCCCGCCGGCTGGGCGTGCTGCCGCAGAGCCCGCTGGTGCCGGAGGGCGTCACCGTGGCCGACCTGGTCGGGCGGGGCCGGCAGCCCTACCAGCGGTGGTGGCGGCAGTGGTCGGAGCAGGACGCCGTCGCGGTGGACCGGGCGATGGCACTGGCCGACGTCGCCGGGCTGGCCGACCGGCCGGTGGACACCCTCTCCGGCGGCCAGCGGCAGCGGGTCTGGATCGCGATGACCCTCGCCCAGGACACCGAGGCGCTGCTGCTCGACGAGCCGACCACCTTCCTCGACCTGGCCCACCAGGTCGAGGTGCTGGACCTGCTGCACCGGCTGCGCGCTGAGCGGGGCCGCACGGTGGTCGCCGTGCTGCACGACCTCAACCAGGCCGCCCGCTACGCCGACCACCTCGTGGCGATGCGGGCCGGGTCCGTGGTCGCCGCCGGGCCGCCCCGGGAGATCCTCACCGCGGAGCTGGTCCGGGACGTCTTCGGGCTCGACTGCGTGGTGGTGCCCTGCCCGGTCACCGGCGCCCCGCTGGTGGTGCCCGGTCTCACCACCCCGTCGCTGGCCCCGCTGCCCGGCGCCCCGGCCCCCGCCGATCCGGCTGCCGGCACGCCCTCCGTTGCCGGCCCGGCCGGCGCGAATCCCGTGGGCCCGACCGCTCCGGCGGCCCGCACTCCCCTCGACGCGTACACCCCGCGCGTCGGCCCGTACCCCTCGAAAGGACTCTGA